The proteins below come from a single Micromonospora citrea genomic window:
- a CDS encoding leucine-rich repeat domain-containing protein: MNSEAAERVREARRNGARTLDLSWLGLDAAPEAVGGLTRLRRLDLRGNRLTVLPDALGNLTNLQTLDLGGNQLTALPDALGSLTNLTELDLRDNELAVLPDALGNLTDLEQLLLAGNRLTALPDALGNLTNLKTLDLGGNQLTALPDALAHSTTLTRLDVRDNELTAVPAGLGSLTSLTMLFLSGNQLTALPDALGDLTNLVTLDLGGNQLRALPGTLGKLTGLTLLLLGGNQLTELPDAVGKLTALVALDLSDNRLTVLPDTLGNLTNLESLSLDGNPFDVLPETLGRLTSLVSLNLDGRTLTGRAARRACRAPRSRTP, translated from the coding sequence GTGAATTCCGAAGCCGCGGAACGGGTACGGGAAGCGCGTCGCAACGGCGCCCGGACGTTGGACCTGAGCTGGCTCGGGCTCGACGCCGCCCCCGAAGCCGTGGGCGGACTGACCAGGCTCAGGCGGCTCGACCTGCGCGGCAATCGGCTCACCGTGCTGCCGGACGCACTGGGAAACCTGACCAACCTGCAAACCCTCGACCTGGGCGGCAACCAGCTCACCGCGCTACCGGACGCACTGGGAAGCCTGACCAACCTCACCGAGCTTGACCTACGCGACAACGAGCTCGCCGTACTACCGGACGCGCTCGGGAACCTGACCGACCTCGAACAGCTCTTGCTGGCCGGCAACCGGCTCACCGCGCTGCCGGACGCGCTGGGGAACCTGACAAACCTCAAAACCCTCGACCTCGGCGGCAACCAGCTCACCGCGCTACCGGACGCACTGGCGCATTCCACCACCCTCACCCGGCTTGACGTACGCGACAACGAGCTCACGGCGGTGCCGGCCGGGTTGGGGAGCCTGACCAGTCTCACCATGCTCTTCCTGAGCGGCAACCAGCTCACCGCGCTGCCGGACGCGCTCGGAGACCTGACCAACCTCGTGACGCTCGACCTGGGCGGCAACCAGCTTCGCGCACTACCGGGCACACTGGGGAAGCTGACCGGCCTCACCCTTCTGTTGCTCGGCGGCAACCAGCTCACCGAGTTGCCCGACGCGGTGGGAAAGCTGACCGCTCTCGTGGCGCTCGACCTGAGTGACAACCGGCTCACCGTGCTGCCGGACACGCTGGGAAACCTGACCAACCTCGAGAGTCTGTCCCTCGACGGCAATCCGTTCGACGTGTTGCCCGAGACGCTGGGGCGCCTCACCAGTCTCGTGTCGCTCAACCTGGACGGCAGGACGCTGACCGGACGCGCTGCCAGACGCGCTTGTCGCGCGCCACGAAGCCGAACGCCGTGA